The genomic stretch CCAAAAACCCCTTCAATCCAGATAAGGTACTTTGCACTCCATGATTTAGAGTTTTGCCTTTGAAATCATCTTCAAAATGGGTTGTCATAAGATCCCTGTGCTTCTATTAATCTCTGCAAATCAGGAATGGTTCTTTTCTTGATCgagattttctctcttttcattcCTAACCAATATATGCTGCTGTGAAAGATAATACGAATTTTATTGGAAAGGATGCAAGAGTCCTGAGAATTTGAATTCATTGGCTGAAATCTTGTTTCTTCTAAATAATATATACAAACGCAGAAaagatcaagattttatatgaataaGTTGGCTTTATTGATCCACTTTCGTTTTGTGGTAATCGACAAGTTAGAACAATGATCATTGATCTTATAGTAACCGTGAGTCTCTTGTGGGTTCAATGTCTTGGCAATTATTCCGTACACGCTACATACACTGCATGCACTAAAAGCCATTTTCATAaacatgttttgtttaaaagcaaaaaaaagaacCCCACCTTTTCTGGCGAATTAAGAAAACTGCTACTCCCATCTCTTGGCTTTCATTTAGACTTGGAGACCTCGTGCTACTTACTGTCCATGGCGTCGCCCATCAATACAGCTCAGAATTGGCTTAGTAACGATAGGGGTATTTGTGGTATCGTAAGTAAACACACCTTTTTAGTTTCACTTTGTTCAGTTATGTCGCCGGTCGGTAGGTTAGGGGTAACTCGTCggtgtatggtattatcctttATCCGGTTTAACTGAGAGTCAGATAAAATCCAATCTAGTTTGACTAGAGTCGAATGTGAAGGGACATCCAACTCGTCATCTTACTTGGCCCCACTtaatttcttaacttttttttttatataaaattttaatcttattttccagtattatatatgattttttatcttattactCATAAAgggtttttatggttttatgcACAGATCCGGAGCTTAAACtctattttgtgattttattattcatgaatgaaaatataatttatttttaagcttttaaaaaaaattgattaaaaaaaagtcagtAAGGGTTGGTTATGatcttagaagaaaaaaatattaaaaaaagtttgccattaatttttttaatatttatctatatggaaacattttacaaaaattttaactttaatttttttcccattttattttagaaatccAAAAGGATGTTAAAAatcattgttaattttttatttattttatgatggatttgaaaatatctttttaattttttttttaatttattcataaagACTTTCATGAAAAACTAAAGTGAGAAATCatggcaatgaaaaaaaatacacttctATTCTATCAGGTGTGCTTCATCAATAAATTCCTAGTTTTTTCCATAGAGGATTACtagactatttttatttatttatttacaagacCCAAATGATTATTCTAGTATTTGCTAATTAGTTTgtgataaaaaagataattaatttttaccttttaaaataaaaaataaaaaattctgtcgagataaaaaaaaatagaaaagataaagaaatccagatgtatataaataaaaatatcatttttaataattgttttcaatttttaatcatttttaaattaaaatcaataaaaaattatcacatGTTCCTCCATATCTTaaaagtcaaaataaaattttaaaaatgtattgacTATAGAGGGAGGAACCTCTTTATGCTCAAGAGAACAAACCATACAACTCAGTTGCTTGAATCGAAACCACGAGGATATCTTTATAATAATGAAATGATACGACAGGGACGTCGGGTAATGTCACAAATTAAACCACTCAAAATTCTCATCATAAATCCAGCCCACAAAATGACAAGAACATTAAAGCACACATCTACCCTGTTTGTCTGATACGCTTTTCTTTGAATGATCAAGACCTCTCGGTGATACCGAGAGGACATATATTGAATTATTGATGCTAATCATTTAGTTTCAGTtgaattctttctttctttctttctttgtatgtCCTTTATCTTTTGGCCATGGTACAGGTTACCGACCTCAGGAGCAGTCTGCAAAAGAATTGGCCAACACTCGCTTGCCCAAGCGGCAATGGAGTAAGCTTTTGGACACATGAATGGGAAAAGCACGGGACATGCTCCGAGTCTGTTCTTGACCAACATGGATACTTCCAAGCAGCCCTCAGTTTGCAAAAGCAGGCTAAACTCCTTCAGGCTCTAGCAAGTGCAGGTAAATCATCTTCTTTTTCACGTTCACCGGCCCCTTTTAGAGTTGTACCTTGactatttcttattttcttttgatctttAGTACCATGGTAGCTAATGGTTGGAGGGTAAAAATGTTACAGGGATAAACCCAGATGGAGGATCATACAGCATGAGCAATATTAAAGGAGCTATACAAGAGGCAGTAGGATTTACTCCATGGATAGAGTGCAATACTGATGCATCAGGGAACAGTCAACTCTATCAAATTTACCTGTGCGTGGATACTTCTGGGAAAAATCTCATCGAATGTCCAGTGTTTCCCAAAGGAAAATGTGGCTCAGAGATTGAGTTTCCTTCTTTTTAGAACCCTTGATTTAGACTGAATTGATATGTGTCCTTTCGTCTTATTCACTGATAGTTCATTTTATCACAGTCGTCGTCTCAGTGACCGCTGTATTTGTTTTCCTAGCGAGTTAAAGCTAATGTCACtgtgggtttttctttttctcaaggaaaaaagagtataaagtctttctttcagtcattcAAAGGTTTGGCGCATTATTGGTAATGGCTTTTTAGTAACTACCAACAAGTCATGGGTGTAATGAGAAATAAGTTAGGTATTAATGTATtagttaattagattaattttccaACATTAACAAATAACCACGTAAATATTTTTGACTCTTAAGGAAAAAACCCACCGACGTCCCATAACACCTGGTAAATTCTACCAACAGGTTATTttgtgaaagaaaaacaaagggtAAAGCCCACCAACGGCAATCTGCCCTCCTTCCTTGCTAGGATGCCGATCGGTATTACGGTAACTTCTGGTTTGTAATTTACTGTAAGGAAAAAACTGTTTTATTagttaaatagtttttatttttttcatatattgacctagtatataataatattttagatttagatCTTGTAAATGTTATAATAACTTGCTCTTTCATGGAGAgatgctttttatttatcttatacgtaaaaaatcatctcacatatatatgttttttttttaaatcatataactaaaaaaaaaactatttttaaataactgcAATCACATACCGtaccaaaacatatatattaatagtgTGTTTAGAAAACGCGATGCAaaccatattttaaaaaaaaattgaattttttttaaataaattttttaagtttttagattgttttaatgtgatgatattaaaaataattttatgataataataataaaataatggtaTTTTATTAACAAAGCATAATATTGGTGGACGTGGACATGAACGGTGGTGGTTGTTGTAATATTTAATGTTATATAATATAACGTGATGATATAAAATAGTGGCTATATTATTAATAAGTGACCAGTAATTAAAATAGtgatgaaatataattatattaatagatAATGGTTGTGATAATAAGGGGTAATTGGAGAAGTATCAAATTTCAGGAGTCAATTTGGGTCCACATTGCAAGGAATAAAAGTTCAAGAACTGAAATGATTAGATATTGAGGCTCtaaagggtttaattgattttatcagggataaatttaaaagaattaaaagtttgaaaagtCAATTAAAGACTGATTGAAGAAATTTGAAACCAAGAATTATTTTGCAAAGAACGCAGAAATCTAAGAGTTCAATTACATAATtacaggggtgaaattgaaaccATTATCAAAGATAAGAACAATGTTGGTCTTAATTGtaagaattcaaaatttcagGGGGGcgaactgaaaaataactttaatttaacCTAAATCCCCCTAGAGAACGACTCGTCACCAAATTTTAAACCAAGAACCTGAACGATATGTCATTCCACTAcggttcactttcttcttcctgTTAAACCAGAAAGAACTGCCCGAGAAACCATTAAAATGGCCTTGGTTCAACCCAGTGTTCCTGCCAAAATGCACCAAATCTTTCCCAAATCATAGCCCAGATCACCACCTTCAAATCTCTCAGTTTGGTTCTGTTTCCTTAGCCCCCACGATGCTCCTCGAACGCGAAGATAACCCATCTCCAACACCAACAATGGCAGGACTGTTGGTGTCCTTTTTTCATCAAACGCGAAACAGATTTGAGTTGTAGTTATCTCCGGTCAAAGTGTTTCGTTggagaggaaaaagaggaaaatcaaaagaagatcAGATGATTGGATTTTTGTTTGGATATGATTCTTTTAGTCCCTGACAAAACCGAGTGGAATCAGCTTCAAAGGGAGGAGAGGGACCTCTGTTGAACCCCTAAGCGTTCCctgagatttgtttttcttccataaGGATTCCCTGGAAACCAAATCACagctttcaaaaaaacaaaaagaaacaaaatcagaACCAACACTCTCTCATTCTTGGTCTCTCACCACTATCGAACAATCATTTTGCCAGCTGCTGTGAGAGGAGATGCCTTTGGGTGAGAGGCATTGAAGGTTCTGCTGGGCCATTTGCATGATTGTGGACTTGTGGTTATTAACCGTCAGGTTCAAggctgtgaaaaaaaaaaacagagtttgAACACTGCATGGATCATCAAATATTTGCGAACTGCCATTTCCTCAAGTTATcgtaaaaaagaaacaaactcGGGGACCCATTGTTCAAAACCTGTAGGCTGTAGTGCATCTGTGCATGTATCTTCACCGCCATAACATAGAAAGGGCATGTGGTCTATGCTGAGAACAAAGAAATACCATTGGAATCTTGCATTAATTCATGCACAGTTGCACACCCTACacgttaaaaaaattgaaaatgtccACCGTCCTTGGTCAAGATGTGACAGTGTAATAGATCGGGAAAGGTAAAATGCTAATCTTGCTTTACATGGCAACATATGTATGTTAggactttaattatttttttgcaagagATGAAAAGTGCTTGTTCTTGGTTCATGGCTTTTAtcatttttaggattttatctTGTTGCGGCaaattactttaaataaaatcattgtgGTATATTTGGACattgttatcaaataattattaatttatttaattaaatatatagttattaaataattcatttggatataaacttgaaaaaatataaggcATGAACTgtaatatagttattttatatcaaaaaaattaagaaataatttttatagataTAGCTTATGTATAGTTATCTCACAatcaaaaagttaaaaaacaatctatatGGAATATAGGCTATAAAAAAAGTATGATGCATAAAATGTGGTATAATTATTACATGTTGAAaagtaaagaaacaaaacatgTGGATGGAAGCTATAGAAAAATTTGAGgctaaatattcataaattaatattatatttttaggattattaaaaaatatataaaatataaaacaattagaCCTTACTCAAATTATACCGAGTTACCCGTGTTTTAAATTGACCTAACAAATTATTCAAGTTTTACTGAGCTAATTACATCTTTGAATTTGTTTGGTTTAAAACCCGGTCTTACCCCGGGTTTCCCAAGTTCTAGATCAATTACTTTGCCTGGCCAGATCGATTTTTATAAGTATGCCTATCAGAACTTGATCCAAGAGAAGCGGATCCCCTTATTATATGCtcatacatatttttatatcagtaaCCCGTTAGCAGTGtgttgcattttttaaaaagaaatatgcgCCCAGTATTCTTATATCGACGGGACTGTGAAATCGTGTTGGAAGAACATGTGCTGAACGCATGTCTATGCAACATAAATATCATTATCTCtggataattatttaa from Populus alba chromosome 8, ASM523922v2, whole genome shotgun sequence encodes the following:
- the LOC118062531 gene encoding ribonuclease 1, whose protein sequence is MKANRTATLIKLLVLLCLSVLCVSQDFDFFYFVQQWPGSYCDTKKSCCYPTTGKPAADFGIHGLWPNYQDGNYPQNCDPKNPFNPDKVTDLRSSLQKNWPTLACPSGNGVSFWTHEWEKHGTCSESVLDQHGYFQAALSLQKQAKLLQALASAGINPDGGSYSMSNIKGAIQEAVGFTPWIECNTDASGNSQLYQIYLCVDTSGKNLIECPVFPKGKCGSEIEFPSF